A stretch of Clostridium formicaceticum DNA encodes these proteins:
- the metA gene encoding homoserine O-acetyltransferase MetA has translation MPVKIPDHLPATEVLNKENIFVMTESRALTQDIRALKIGILNLMPTKITTEVQILRLLGNSPLQVDIVLLHPKSYKSKHTPEKHLTSFYKTFDDIKEEKFDGLIITGAPVEHLAFEEVAYWEELKEIMAWQLHNVTSTLHICWGAQAGLYYHFGIPKYTLSSKMFGIFTHTVTKRNVPLLRGFDDIFLAPHSRHTEVKREDIEKVPELEILSESEESGIYIVATKDGRQVFVTGHSEYEPLTLKAEYDRDVTAGKEIEKPKNYFPNDDPTKPPVVNWRSHANLLFSNWLNYYVYQQTPYNINEVSKAEGQWERKREGSQV, from the coding sequence ATGCCTGTTAAAATACCTGATCATCTGCCAGCTACGGAAGTTTTAAATAAGGAAAATATTTTTGTTATGACGGAAAGTCGTGCACTCACCCAGGATATTCGTGCCTTAAAAATTGGTATTTTAAACTTGATGCCCACCAAGATTACGACGGAAGTTCAAATTTTACGATTACTAGGTAATTCTCCCTTGCAGGTGGATATTGTACTTCTGCACCCCAAGAGTTATAAGTCTAAACATACGCCAGAGAAACATTTAACCTCTTTTTATAAGACCTTCGACGACATAAAGGAGGAAAAGTTTGATGGACTTATTATCACTGGTGCCCCAGTGGAACATTTAGCTTTTGAAGAGGTGGCTTACTGGGAGGAACTAAAAGAGATTATGGCGTGGCAGCTTCACAATGTAACCTCCACCCTTCATATATGCTGGGGGGCACAGGCTGGGCTTTATTACCATTTTGGTATTCCTAAATATACATTATCCTCAAAAATGTTTGGCATATTTACGCATACAGTAACAAAAAGAAATGTACCACTTCTTAGAGGTTTTGATGACATCTTTTTGGCACCTCATTCTAGACATACTGAAGTAAAGAGAGAAGATATTGAAAAGGTTCCAGAACTTGAAATTTTGTCAGAGTCAGAGGAAAGTGGAATTTACATCGTGGCTACAAAGGATGGACGACAGGTTTTTGTAACAGGACACTCCGAATATGAACCACTAACTTTAAAGGCCGAATATGATCGAGACGTAACCGCCGGCAAAGAAATAGAAAAACCCAAAAATTATTTTCCAAATGATGATCCCACCAAACCTCCTGTGGTTAACTGGAGAAGCCATGCTAACCTGTTGTTTTCCAATTGGTTGAATTATTACGTTTACCAACAGACCCCGTATAATATTAATGAGGTTTCCAAGGCAGAGGGTCAATGGGAGAGAAAACGCGAAGGTTCTCAAGTGTAA
- a CDS encoding L-threonine 3-dehydrogenase: MKKVLVTGALGQIGSELVMYLRKTYGDDNVISSSRSKKEDSQATSEPFEIVDVTNAQQIADAVKKHKVDTILHLAAVLSATGEKNPAVAWNINMNGLYNVLEVARENQCAVCTPSSIAVFGPSTPKDQTPQDTVMRPTTIYGVTKVAGELLCDYYYQKYQLDTRGVRFPGIISSVALPGGGTTDYAVHIYYEALKNKKYSCFLDKGTYMDMMYMPDALEAIVQLMEADPSKLIHRNAFNITAMSFDPEEIAAEIKKHIPEFEMHYDVNPDIQKIADSWPNSLDDSEARKQWGWNPKYDLAAMTVDMLDQLSKKLNI; encoded by the coding sequence TTGAAAAAAGTATTAGTAACCGGAGCATTGGGACAAATAGGATCCGAATTGGTTATGTATTTAAGAAAAACTTATGGTGATGATAATGTAATTTCCAGCAGCAGAAGTAAAAAAGAAGATTCCCAAGCCACATCGGAACCTTTTGAAATTGTTGATGTTACCAATGCACAACAAATTGCTGATGCGGTTAAAAAGCATAAGGTAGATACGATTCTCCATTTAGCAGCTGTTTTATCAGCTACTGGAGAAAAAAATCCAGCAGTTGCATGGAATATAAATATGAATGGGCTTTACAATGTTCTGGAGGTGGCCAGGGAAAACCAATGTGCCGTATGCACCCCAAGTTCTATCGCTGTATTTGGTCCTTCTACGCCTAAAGATCAAACACCACAAGATACTGTGATGCGTCCCACCACTATTTATGGTGTAACAAAAGTGGCAGGAGAGCTTCTGTGTGATTATTACTACCAAAAATATCAACTTGATACCCGAGGTGTGCGTTTTCCAGGGATCATTTCTAGTGTGGCGCTACCTGGTGGAGGAACCACTGACTATGCTGTGCATATTTATTATGAAGCCCTTAAAAATAAAAAATACTCTTGTTTCTTAGACAAAGGTACTTATATGGATATGATGTATATGCCGGACGCTTTAGAAGCGATTGTGCAGCTTATGGAAGCGGACCCTTCTAAATTAATCCATAGAAATGCCTTTAACATTACTGCTATGAGCTTTGACCCTGAAGAAATAGCTGCAGAAATTAAGAAGCATATACCTGAATTTGAGATGCATTATGATGTAAATCCTGATATACAAAAGATCGCTGACTCCTGGCCGAATTCTTTAGATGATAGTGAGGCAAGAAAGCAATGGGGCTGGAACCCAAAATACGATTTAGCTGCTATGACAGTAGATATGTTAGATCAGCTAAGTAAAAAGCTAAATATTTAG
- a CDS encoding cupin domain-containing protein, producing the protein MIVGHKKDLESVKVTHPEAKNALMKVLVSPSEGWESHVMRIFELAEGGHTPKHTHPWPHINYVIRGKGSMHLDGKDYVIEAGSFAYVPSEAIHQFRNVGTEKLELMCIVPTEGHQ; encoded by the coding sequence ATGATTGTTGGTCATAAAAAAGATTTAGAAAGCGTCAAAGTTACACATCCCGAGGCAAAAAATGCCTTAATGAAGGTATTGGTATCCCCCAGTGAGGGTTGGGAAAGTCATGTAATGCGTATATTTGAACTAGCAGAGGGTGGTCACACACCTAAACATACCCACCCTTGGCCCCACATTAACTATGTTATTCGCGGGAAAGGAAGTATGCATCTTGATGGAAAAGATTATGTCATTGAAGCCGGGTCCTTTGCATATGTACCTTCAGAAGCAATTCATCAGTTTAGAAATGTTGGTACTGAGAAGTTAGAACTTATGTGTATTGTTCCAACAGAAGGACATCAATAG
- a CDS encoding peptidylprolyl isomerase — translation MDNKKVLAVVGNREITEGDLQTIIRSLDPQRAMQFQTEEGQQRLLEEIIDQELMYLDAVDNNMPNDEAYQKELKKISENFLKQYAINQLIKDVKVDDKEIEDYYENHKEYFRNPAAAKASHILVDTEEKAESILKEINEGLSFEEAASKYSSCPSKAQGGNLGEFSKGKMVPEFEEAVFNMEKGEISKPVKTQFGYHLIKLFDRKKEDTKTLSEVKDRLTQQLLGQKQQQLYLEKVEGLRNKYTVTMNI, via the coding sequence ATGGATAATAAAAAAGTTTTGGCCGTGGTAGGAAACCGTGAAATTACAGAAGGAGATTTGCAAACGATTATAAGAAGTTTAGATCCACAACGTGCTATGCAATTTCAAACTGAAGAAGGACAACAAAGATTGTTAGAGGAAATTATCGATCAGGAGTTAATGTACTTAGATGCAGTTGACAATAATATGCCTAATGATGAGGCTTATCAAAAAGAATTGAAAAAAATCTCAGAAAACTTTTTAAAGCAATATGCCATCAATCAACTGATAAAGGATGTTAAGGTTGATGATAAGGAAATAGAAGATTATTACGAAAATCACAAGGAATACTTCAGAAATCCAGCTGCTGCAAAAGCTAGCCATATTCTAGTAGATACCGAAGAAAAAGCGGAATCTATCTTAAAGGAAATTAATGAAGGTCTTTCTTTCGAAGAAGCAGCCTCTAAGTATTCAAGCTGTCCCTCTAAGGCACAAGGTGGAAATTTAGGAGAGTTTTCAAAAGGAAAAATGGTACCAGAGTTTGAAGAGGCTGTCTTCAATATGGAAAAAGGAGAGATCAGCAAGCCTGTAAAAACTCAGTTTGGTTATCACCTTATTAAGCTATTTGACCGTAAAAAAGAGGATACTAAGACCCTTAGCGAAGTCAAGGATAGATTAACACAACAGTTACTAGGCCAAAAACAACAACAATTATATCTTGAGAAAGTTGAAGGCTTAAGAAATAAGTATACGGTAACGATGAATATATAG
- a CDS encoding homocysteine synthase, with protein MSKKQLRFDTLQVHAGQSPDPTTGSRAVPIYQTSSYVFNDADHAANLFALKEPGNIYTRIMNPTTDVFEQRIAALEGGVGALAVASGSAAITYAILNIAEAGDEVVAASTLYGGTYNLFAATLPKLGIKVNFVDPDDPENFAKAINEKTKAVYIESIGNPGINLIDIEAVAKIAHENGLPLIVDNTFGTPYLIRPIEFGADIVVHSATKFIGGHGSSIGGVIVDGGNFDWEKSGRFPGLTEADPTYHGVKYVEACGPLAFIVKARVQLLRDTGASLSPFNSFLFLQGIETLSLRVERHVENTKKIVAFLSKHPLVSWVNYPSLAGNKYYELAQKYLPKGAGSIFTFGIKGDVEAGKKFINSLELFSLLANVADAKSLVIHPASTTHAQLSEEDQKAAGVTPDMIRLSVGIEDVEDLIEDLDQALQKAVNE; from the coding sequence ATGAGTAAAAAACAACTTCGCTTTGACACTTTGCAGGTTCACGCTGGACAAAGCCCAGATCCAACGACAGGTTCTCGCGCTGTTCCAATCTACCAAACTTCATCCTATGTTTTTAATGATGCGGATCATGCCGCTAATTTATTCGCACTAAAAGAACCGGGAAATATTTATACAAGAATCATGAATCCTACTACGGATGTATTTGAACAAAGAATTGCTGCCCTCGAGGGGGGCGTTGGCGCTTTAGCTGTAGCATCTGGTTCCGCAGCTATCACTTATGCCATCTTAAATATTGCAGAAGCTGGAGATGAGGTTGTTGCCGCTAGTACTTTATATGGTGGCACCTACAATTTATTTGCTGCTACACTGCCTAAACTAGGAATAAAAGTAAACTTTGTAGATCCCGATGATCCCGAAAACTTCGCTAAAGCCATCAATGAAAAGACAAAAGCTGTTTATATAGAAAGTATCGGTAATCCAGGTATCAACCTGATAGATATCGAAGCAGTGGCAAAAATCGCTCATGAAAATGGTCTTCCTCTTATTGTTGATAACACCTTTGGTACCCCTTATTTGATCCGTCCCATAGAATTCGGAGCAGATATTGTTGTGCATTCTGCTACAAAATTCATCGGAGGTCATGGAAGCTCCATAGGTGGTGTGATCGTTGACGGAGGAAATTTTGATTGGGAAAAAAGTGGCCGGTTTCCTGGTTTAACAGAAGCTGATCCCACCTATCATGGTGTAAAATATGTAGAAGCCTGCGGACCTTTAGCTTTTATTGTTAAGGCTAGAGTACAGCTTCTAAGAGATACCGGTGCTTCTTTAAGCCCATTTAATTCCTTCTTATTCCTACAGGGAATAGAAACGCTTTCTCTTCGCGTGGAACGTCACGTGGAGAACACAAAGAAGATTGTGGCATTTTTAAGTAAACATCCCCTTGTATCTTGGGTAAATTATCCTAGCTTAGCAGGAAATAAATATTATGAACTAGCACAAAAGTACCTACCTAAAGGTGCAGGTTCTATTTTTACCTTTGGTATCAAAGGTGATGTAGAAGCCGGTAAGAAGTTTATAAATAGTTTAGAGCTTTTTTCACTACTGGCTAATGTAGCAGATGCGAAGTCTCTTGTGATTCATCCTGCCAGCACTACCCATGCACAACTATCTGAAGAGGATCAAAAAGCTGCTGGTGTTACACCCGATATGATTCGATTATCTGTAGGAATCGAAGATGTTGAAGATTTAATTGAGGATTTAGATCAAGCTTTACAGAAGGCTGTAAATGAATAA